The Epinephelus lanceolatus isolate andai-2023 chromosome 8, ASM4190304v1, whole genome shotgun sequence genome includes a window with the following:
- the emilin3b gene encoding EMILIN-3 → MRTKLCHLLAQLFLLGVLLSVVDSKGTFYGGHVNPFYGNRYNLYKAGLSPHSPNKPMTRHKNYCAYVVQKNITCTMQDGVATYVKADYTTKCIWGQKCPVVMYRTIYKPKYKVGFKTVTELEWRCCPGHSGENCYDGPTSLPDVMTPFKGGGSPHRPGMRGFPHGPRPPVDQRPGGGQLEPGKPVPGVPDSRPIPTGQFPAGSGRPNYGNKFGISGVTGERLDRMEEDMRRLTQGLDTLNGMVAGLEERLRISLREDTNKILVSLLPSAPRVPDSAVGFGVIPDGTPDGLDGREGFIGFGDLAGRVTEVKDELRAKTHILEEIQGMVLGHDGQLKKLLEGAKGRPIPGPGSTGHLDEILDAKLADVRAEILDGFERRITGLESHCDEKIGAVQNQCHKEHMDGQEQMQQSLDGRETGLREELGSLQAQIQGLTLTESCCGQVNSLSHRVLLLEESVKGLTESQRQLQTALTDQSIHVETLIETRLVDIEGRLNATEGGPDGVAGLPGGLDGFKTMLEDKLKTLEERVFVAVEELSNATAPALLEGQVVPALETEIESVRRRVEGELDGIQKQLIDLELLCTSSCSPSTPPAGGVGGTTVEEECEEIEKKMTDRLNSHSNQLDRLNNTLQNLLYHIAQEDIEGTVQGEITLLKVNINSVNRTLKGLKDSIRFIASEVGHANASWEQREHQLVNQVQGITKLVGHQTSLLGAGERRLAQLKGELAALKRQLAGELQGCRSTAIEVQKEVKDVDSRVSHVEGQCSSLGELAEQLERIRAELERHSDSYLAEVNGTLAAHSEHLAELKGGVKDCNKEAANQKGDQ, encoded by the exons atgagGACCAAGTTGTGTCATCTGCTTGCACAGCTCTTTCTCTTAGGAGTCTTGCTATCTGTGGTGGACAGTAAAGGAACTTTCTATGGAGGCCATGTCAACCCTTTCTATGGAAATAGATACAACCTGTACAAGGCTGGACTCTCACCACACTCACCAAACAAGCCCATGACCCGTCACAA AAACTACTGTGCTTATGTGGTCCAGAAGAACATCACATGCACCATGCAGGACGGAGTGGCCACCTATGTGAAGGCTGACTACACCACCAAGTGCATCTGGGGTCAGAAGTGTCCTGTTGTCAT GTACAGGACAATCTACAAGCCAAAGTACAAGGTGGGTTTTAAGACGGTGACCGAGCTGGAGTGGAGATGTTGTCCCGGCCATTCTGGAGAAAACTGCTACGATGGACCCACATCACTGCCTGACGTCATGACACCTTTCAAGGGTGGGGGCTCGCCCCATCGCCCGGGGATGAGGGGCTTCCCCCATGGCCCTAGACCCCCTGTGGACCAGAGGCCTGGAGGAGGCCAGTTGGAGCCTGGCAAACCTGTCCCCGGTGTGCCTGACAGCAGACCAATACCCACAGGACAGTTTCCTGCTGGGAGCGGAAGACCAAACTATG GAAACAAATTTGGGATTTCTGGAGTGACTGGTGAACGCTTGGACCGTATGGAGGAGGACATGCGTCGCCTCACCCAGGGTCTGGACACTCTCAACGGGATGGTGGCTGGCCTTGAGGAGCGACTGCGCATATCTCTTCGGGAGGACACCAACAAAATCCTGGTGTCCCTGCTACCCAGCGCTCCCCGTGTGCCTGACTCTGCAGTGGGATTTGGGGTGATCCCAGACGGGACTCCTGATGGACTGGATGGCAGAGAAGGCTTCATTGGATTTGGAGACTTAGCAGGGAGGGTGACAGAAGTGAAGGATGAGCTACGAGCCAAAACTCACATCTTAGAGGAGATTCAG GGGATGGTCCTAGGTCACGATGGCCAGCTGAAGAAGCTGTTGGAAGGAGCTAAAGGCAGGCCCATCCCTGGCCCCGGCTCAACTGGTCATCTGGACGAGATCCTGGATGCCAAGCTGGCTGACGTGCGAGCTGAGATCCTGGACGGGTTTGAGCGCCGTATCACCGGATTGGAGAGCCACTGTGATGAGAAGATTGGGGCGGTGCAGAACCAGTGCCACAAGGAGCACATGGACGGGCAGGAGCAGATGCAGCAGTCTTTGGATGGACGAGAGACTGGGCTAAGGGAGGAGTTGGGCTCTTTGCAGGCTCAGATCCAGGGTCTAACTCTTACTGAGAGCTGCTGTGGACAG GTGAACAGTCTGTCCCACCGTGTGCTGCTGTTGGAGGAATCAGTTAAAGGTCTGACAGAATCTCAGAGACAGCTCCAGACTGCCCTCACTGACCAGAGCATACATGTGGAGACACTGATCGAGACCCGCCTGGTGGACATAGAGGGCCGTCTCAACGCCACAGAGGGCGGACCTGATGGAGTCGCAGGGCTCCCGGGTGGTCTTGATGGCTTCAAGACCATGCTGGAGGACAAGCTGAAGACCCTGGAGGAGAGAGTGTTTGTGGCTGTTGAGGAGCTGAGTAATGCCACCGCTCCGGCACTCCTGGAGGGTCAGGTGGTCCCTGCACTGGAGACTGAGATTGAGTCTGTGAGGCGGAGAGTGGAGGGAGAGCTGGATGGCATTCAGAAACAGTTAATAGATCTGGAGCTCCTCTGCACCTCTTCTTGCTCGCCTTCCACCCCACCAGCAGGGGGTGTCGGTGGCACTACAGTGGAGGAGGAGTGTGAGGAGATAGAGAAAAAGATGACTGACCGCCTGAACTCCCATTCTAACCAGCTGGACCGCCTAAACAACACCCTGCAGAACCTGCTCTACCATATCGCCCAGGAGGACATTGAGGGCACCGTCCAAGGAGAGATCACCCTGCTGAAGGTCAACATCAACTCAGTGAACCGCACTCTGAAGGGCCTAAAGGACTCTATTAGATTCATTGCAAGTGAAGTGGGCCATGCTAATGCCTCCTGGGAGCAGAGAGAGCACCAACTAGTCAACCAGGTGCAAGGAATCACCAAACTAGTGGGCCACCAAACCTCCCTCCTGGGGGCCGGGGAAAGGCGGCTGGCCCAGCTGAAGGGAGAGTTAGCGGCCTTGAAGAGACAGCTGGCTGGGGAGCTGCAGGGCTGCCGGAGCACAGCGATAGAAGTACAGAAGGAGGTGAAGGACGTTGATAGCAGGGTGAGCCATGTAGAGGGCCAGTGCAGCAGCCTGGGGGAGCTGGCAGAGCAGCTGGAGAGGATCAGGGCAGAGCTTGAGAGACACTCAGACTCCTATCTGGCCGAGGTGAATGGCACCCTGGCTGCCCATTCAGAACACCTAGCTGAGCTGAAAGGGGGGGTCAAAGACTGCAACAAGGAAGCAGCCAACCAAAAAGGAGACCAGTAG